The following coding sequences are from one Ammospiza nelsoni isolate bAmmNel1 chromosome 5, bAmmNel1.pri, whole genome shotgun sequence window:
- the AASS gene encoding alpha-aminoadipic semialdehyde synthase, mitochondrial isoform X1 produces the protein MKCLVCVLQQMLEETRTFVPTVSELSMYLYCFITLSLLPSGFTMLRAFSHTKGRCVLHHAKRWQHRKSVLAIRREDVNAWERRAPLAPKHVKELTKMGYKVLVQPSNRRAIHEKEYIKAGAIIQEDISEASLIIGVKRPPEDKLIPKKNYAFFSHTIKAQEANMPLLDEILKQEIRLFDYEKMVDHKGMRVVAFGKWAGVAGMINILHGLGLRFLALGHHTPFMHIGMAHNYRNSSQAVQAVRDAGYEISLGLMPKSVGPLTFVFTGTGNVSKGAQEMFSALPCEFVEPHELKEVSRSGDLRKVYGTVLSRHHHLVRKRDGQYDPADYDKHPENYISRFHIDVAPYTTCLINGIYWEQNSPRLLSRQDTQKLLVPVKSATGATDGCPELPHRLLAICDISADTGGSIEFMTECTTIDNPFCMYDADQHITHDSVEGSGILMCSIDNLPAQLPIEATEYFGDMLFPYIEEMLVSEGSEPLEKQNYSPVVRDAVIASNGSLTPKYQYIQKLRESREQAQLLKMSGEKRVLLLGSGYVSGPVLEYLTRDCNIGITVVSVMKEQLEQLTEKYRNVTPVHMDVLKHEEKLSSLVKNHDLVISLLPYSAHPFVAKKCIDHKVNLVTASYLTPAMKELQESVEAAGITVVSEMGLDPGLDHMLAMECIDKAKEVGATVISYTSFCGGLPAPEHSDNPLRYKFSWSPQGVLLNTVQSATYLKDGEIINIPAGGALLDSVTPMDFFPGLNLEGFPNRDSTKYAEPYGIQTARTLLRGTLRYKGYSRTMGGFVKLGLINPDPYPLLSSTTPPLTWKELMCKLVGIKSPAEHHVLKEAVFSKLDKDKSQLEAVEWLGLLGDEPVPAADSIVGALAKHMEMKLPFGTGERDMIVMRSEIGLRHPSGHLEDKFIDLVVYGDNKGYSAMAKTVGYPAAIAAKMVLDGEITAKGMVMPLTKNVYGPILERVRAEGIMYSTRSIIKQ, from the exons ATGAAGTGTCTGGTTTGTGTTTTACAGCAGATGCTAGAGGAGACCAGAACTTTTGTACCAACAGTGTCTGAATTGAGTATGTACCTGTATTGTTTTATTACTTTGTCTTTGCTGCCATCAGGCTTTACCATGCTCCGAGCCTTTAGTCACACAAAGGGTAGGTGTGTGCTCCACCACGCTAAGCGCTGGCAGCACCGTAAGTCCGTGCTGGCCATCAGGAGGGAGGATGTCAATGCGTGGGAGAGAAGAGCTCCTCTGGCACCAAAGCACGTTAAGGAGTTGACAAAGATGGGATACAAGGTCTTGGTGCAGCCTTCAAACCGGAGAGCCATCCACGAAAAG GAGTACATCAAAGCAGGTGCCATTATTCAAGAAGATATTTCTGAGGCTTCACTAATAATAGGTGTGAAGAGACCTCCAGAGGACAAATTAATCCCAAAAAAGAACTATGCCTTCTTCTCTCACACTATTAAAGCCCAAGAGGCAAACATGCCCCTTTTGGATGAGATCTTAAAACAG GAAATTCGACTGTTTGACTATGAAAAAATGGTTGATCATAAAGGAATGCGAGTTGTGGCCTTTGGAAAGTGGGCTGGTGTAGCAG GAATGATCAACATTCTGCATGGATTGGGTTTGCGATTTTTAGCTCTGGGTCATCACACTCCCTTCATG CACATTGGGATGGCACATAACTACAGGAATAGCAGTCAGGCTGTGCAGGCAGTTCGGGATGCCGGGTATGAAATTTCTCTGGGACTGATGCCAAAGTCAGTGGGGCCCTTAACATTTGTGTTTACGGGCACTGGTAATGTTTCTAAG GGTGCTCAAGAAATGTTCAGTGCTCTCCCATGTGAGTTTGTGGAGCCCCATGAGTTAAAGGAAGTTTCCAGATCTGGAG ACCTCAGGAAAGTCTATGGAACAGTGCTAAGTCGTCACCATCATCTTGTGAGGAAACGTGATGGACAGTATGATCCAGCAGACTATGATAAACATccagaaaattacatttctcGCTTTCACATTGAT GTTGCACCCTACACAACTTGTTTAATTAATGGCATATACTGGGAACAAAATAGTCCTCGCTTGCTGAGTCGGCAGGACACTCAGAAGCTGCTGGTGCCTGTTAAATCTGCTACTGGTGCAACGGATGGCTGTCCTGAATTACCACACAG GCTTCTGGCCATATGTGACATTTCAGCAGATACTGGAGGATCTATAGAATTTATGACTGAGTGTACAACAATTGACAACCCATTTTGTATGTATGATGCTGACCAGCATATTACTCATGACAG tgTTGAAGGCTCGGGGATTCTGATGTGTTCCATTGACAATCTGCCAGCTCAGCTTCCTATAGAAGCAACAGAGTACTTTGGGGATATGCTTTTCCCTTACATTGAAGAGATG CTGGTATCAGAAGGCTCAGAACCTCTTGAGAAACAGAATTACTCGCCTGTTGTTCGAGAT GCAGTGATCGCATCCAATGGCTCACTGACACCTAAGTATCAATATATCCAGAAACTGAGAGAGAGCAG GGAGCAGGCTCAGTTACTGAAGATGAGTGGTGAGAAGAGAGTTTTATTGCTTGGATCTGGCTATGTTTCTGGCCCTGTGCTTGAATATCTCACTAGAGATTGCAACATTGGCATCACAGTTG tatcTGTCATGAAGGAGCAACTTGAACAACTGACAGAGAAGTACAGAAATGTTACTCCAGTTCATATGGATGTCCTTAAGCATGAGGAAAAGCTGTCCTCTTTGGTGAAAAACCATGACCTTGTGATCAG TTTGCTGCCTTATTCAGCACATCCTTTTGTTGCTAAGAAATGTATTGACCACAAAGTGAACTTGGTAACAGCCAGCTACTTAACACCAGCCATGAAAGAACTTCAGGAAAG TGTAGAAGCTGCTGGTATTACAGTTGTCAGTGAAATGGGCTTGGATCCTGGTCTTGATCACATGTTGGCGATGGAATGTATTGACAAGGCGAAAGAAGTTGGTGCTACG GTTATATCGTACACCTCTTTCTGCGGTGGcctgccagctccagagcacTCTGACAATCCTCTGAGGTACAAGTTCAGCTGGAGTCCACAAGGGGTGCTGCTGAATACAGTTCAGTCTGCTACGTATTTAAAAGATGGAGAG ATTATCAATATTCCAGCTGGAGGAGCGTTACTGGATTCTGTTACTCCAATGGATTTTTTCCCAGGATTAAACCTTGAAGGTTTTCCCAACAGAGACAGTACAAAATATGCAGAGCCATATGGTATTCAGACAGCTCGTACTTTACTGAGAGGCACCTTAAGATACAAA gGGTACTCCAGAACCATGGGGGGCTTTGTAAAACTAGGATTAATTAACCCAGACCCTTATCCTTTGCTAAGCTCAACTACACCACCTCTAACCTGG aaagAGCTCATGTGCAAACTGGTTGGAATTAAGTCACCTGCTGAGCACCATGTTCTTAAAGAAGCTGTATTTAGCAAACTGGACAAGGACAAAAGTCAGCTGGAAGCAGTGGAATG GTTAGGTTTATTGGGAGATGAACCGGTTCCAGCAGCAGATTCCATTGTAGGGGCTCTTGCAAAGCACATGGAGATGAAGCTGCCCTTTG GCACTGGAGAGAGAGATATGATTGTTATGAGAAGTGAAATAGGTCTCAGGCATCCTTCTGGCCATTTGGAAGACAAATTTATTGATCTGGTTGTCTATGGGGATAACAAAGGATATTCTGCAATGGCTAAAACAGTAGGATACCCTGCAGCCATAGCTGCTAAAATGGTTCTAGATG GTGAAATAACTGCTAAAGGCATGGTCATGCCTTTGACAAAGAATGTTTATGGGCCAATACTTGAACGTGTTCGGGCAGAAGGCATTATGTACAGTACTCGCAGCATTATCAAACAGTAA
- the AASS gene encoding alpha-aminoadipic semialdehyde synthase, mitochondrial isoform X2 produces MLRAFSHTKGRCVLHHAKRWQHRKSVLAIRREDVNAWERRAPLAPKHVKELTKMGYKVLVQPSNRRAIHEKEYIKAGAIIQEDISEASLIIGVKRPPEDKLIPKKNYAFFSHTIKAQEANMPLLDEILKQEIRLFDYEKMVDHKGMRVVAFGKWAGVAGMINILHGLGLRFLALGHHTPFMHIGMAHNYRNSSQAVQAVRDAGYEISLGLMPKSVGPLTFVFTGTGNVSKGAQEMFSALPCEFVEPHELKEVSRSGDLRKVYGTVLSRHHHLVRKRDGQYDPADYDKHPENYISRFHIDVAPYTTCLINGIYWEQNSPRLLSRQDTQKLLVPVKSATGATDGCPELPHRLLAICDISADTGGSIEFMTECTTIDNPFCMYDADQHITHDSVEGSGILMCSIDNLPAQLPIEATEYFGDMLFPYIEEMLVSEGSEPLEKQNYSPVVRDAVIASNGSLTPKYQYIQKLRESREQAQLLKMSGEKRVLLLGSGYVSGPVLEYLTRDCNIGITVVSVMKEQLEQLTEKYRNVTPVHMDVLKHEEKLSSLVKNHDLVISLLPYSAHPFVAKKCIDHKVNLVTASYLTPAMKELQESVEAAGITVVSEMGLDPGLDHMLAMECIDKAKEVGATVISYTSFCGGLPAPEHSDNPLRYKFSWSPQGVLLNTVQSATYLKDGEIINIPAGGALLDSVTPMDFFPGLNLEGFPNRDSTKYAEPYGIQTARTLLRGTLRYKGYSRTMGGFVKLGLINPDPYPLLSSTTPPLTWKELMCKLVGIKSPAEHHVLKEAVFSKLDKDKSQLEAVEWLGLLGDEPVPAADSIVGALAKHMEMKLPFGTGERDMIVMRSEIGLRHPSGHLEDKFIDLVVYGDNKGYSAMAKTVGYPAAIAAKMVLDGEITAKGMVMPLTKNVYGPILERVRAEGIMYSTRSIIKQ; encoded by the exons ATGCTCCGAGCCTTTAGTCACACAAAGGGTAGGTGTGTGCTCCACCACGCTAAGCGCTGGCAGCACCGTAAGTCCGTGCTGGCCATCAGGAGGGAGGATGTCAATGCGTGGGAGAGAAGAGCTCCTCTGGCACCAAAGCACGTTAAGGAGTTGACAAAGATGGGATACAAGGTCTTGGTGCAGCCTTCAAACCGGAGAGCCATCCACGAAAAG GAGTACATCAAAGCAGGTGCCATTATTCAAGAAGATATTTCTGAGGCTTCACTAATAATAGGTGTGAAGAGACCTCCAGAGGACAAATTAATCCCAAAAAAGAACTATGCCTTCTTCTCTCACACTATTAAAGCCCAAGAGGCAAACATGCCCCTTTTGGATGAGATCTTAAAACAG GAAATTCGACTGTTTGACTATGAAAAAATGGTTGATCATAAAGGAATGCGAGTTGTGGCCTTTGGAAAGTGGGCTGGTGTAGCAG GAATGATCAACATTCTGCATGGATTGGGTTTGCGATTTTTAGCTCTGGGTCATCACACTCCCTTCATG CACATTGGGATGGCACATAACTACAGGAATAGCAGTCAGGCTGTGCAGGCAGTTCGGGATGCCGGGTATGAAATTTCTCTGGGACTGATGCCAAAGTCAGTGGGGCCCTTAACATTTGTGTTTACGGGCACTGGTAATGTTTCTAAG GGTGCTCAAGAAATGTTCAGTGCTCTCCCATGTGAGTTTGTGGAGCCCCATGAGTTAAAGGAAGTTTCCAGATCTGGAG ACCTCAGGAAAGTCTATGGAACAGTGCTAAGTCGTCACCATCATCTTGTGAGGAAACGTGATGGACAGTATGATCCAGCAGACTATGATAAACATccagaaaattacatttctcGCTTTCACATTGAT GTTGCACCCTACACAACTTGTTTAATTAATGGCATATACTGGGAACAAAATAGTCCTCGCTTGCTGAGTCGGCAGGACACTCAGAAGCTGCTGGTGCCTGTTAAATCTGCTACTGGTGCAACGGATGGCTGTCCTGAATTACCACACAG GCTTCTGGCCATATGTGACATTTCAGCAGATACTGGAGGATCTATAGAATTTATGACTGAGTGTACAACAATTGACAACCCATTTTGTATGTATGATGCTGACCAGCATATTACTCATGACAG tgTTGAAGGCTCGGGGATTCTGATGTGTTCCATTGACAATCTGCCAGCTCAGCTTCCTATAGAAGCAACAGAGTACTTTGGGGATATGCTTTTCCCTTACATTGAAGAGATG CTGGTATCAGAAGGCTCAGAACCTCTTGAGAAACAGAATTACTCGCCTGTTGTTCGAGAT GCAGTGATCGCATCCAATGGCTCACTGACACCTAAGTATCAATATATCCAGAAACTGAGAGAGAGCAG GGAGCAGGCTCAGTTACTGAAGATGAGTGGTGAGAAGAGAGTTTTATTGCTTGGATCTGGCTATGTTTCTGGCCCTGTGCTTGAATATCTCACTAGAGATTGCAACATTGGCATCACAGTTG tatcTGTCATGAAGGAGCAACTTGAACAACTGACAGAGAAGTACAGAAATGTTACTCCAGTTCATATGGATGTCCTTAAGCATGAGGAAAAGCTGTCCTCTTTGGTGAAAAACCATGACCTTGTGATCAG TTTGCTGCCTTATTCAGCACATCCTTTTGTTGCTAAGAAATGTATTGACCACAAAGTGAACTTGGTAACAGCCAGCTACTTAACACCAGCCATGAAAGAACTTCAGGAAAG TGTAGAAGCTGCTGGTATTACAGTTGTCAGTGAAATGGGCTTGGATCCTGGTCTTGATCACATGTTGGCGATGGAATGTATTGACAAGGCGAAAGAAGTTGGTGCTACG GTTATATCGTACACCTCTTTCTGCGGTGGcctgccagctccagagcacTCTGACAATCCTCTGAGGTACAAGTTCAGCTGGAGTCCACAAGGGGTGCTGCTGAATACAGTTCAGTCTGCTACGTATTTAAAAGATGGAGAG ATTATCAATATTCCAGCTGGAGGAGCGTTACTGGATTCTGTTACTCCAATGGATTTTTTCCCAGGATTAAACCTTGAAGGTTTTCCCAACAGAGACAGTACAAAATATGCAGAGCCATATGGTATTCAGACAGCTCGTACTTTACTGAGAGGCACCTTAAGATACAAA gGGTACTCCAGAACCATGGGGGGCTTTGTAAAACTAGGATTAATTAACCCAGACCCTTATCCTTTGCTAAGCTCAACTACACCACCTCTAACCTGG aaagAGCTCATGTGCAAACTGGTTGGAATTAAGTCACCTGCTGAGCACCATGTTCTTAAAGAAGCTGTATTTAGCAAACTGGACAAGGACAAAAGTCAGCTGGAAGCAGTGGAATG GTTAGGTTTATTGGGAGATGAACCGGTTCCAGCAGCAGATTCCATTGTAGGGGCTCTTGCAAAGCACATGGAGATGAAGCTGCCCTTTG GCACTGGAGAGAGAGATATGATTGTTATGAGAAGTGAAATAGGTCTCAGGCATCCTTCTGGCCATTTGGAAGACAAATTTATTGATCTGGTTGTCTATGGGGATAACAAAGGATATTCTGCAATGGCTAAAACAGTAGGATACCCTGCAGCCATAGCTGCTAAAATGGTTCTAGATG GTGAAATAACTGCTAAAGGCATGGTCATGCCTTTGACAAAGAATGTTTATGGGCCAATACTTGAACGTGTTCGGGCAGAAGGCATTATGTACAGTACTCGCAGCATTATCAAACAGTAA